GGAACGAGGCTTGAGCGAGCGCCAGGCCTTGAGGCTGGTAAGCATGAGCGCCAGCACCCTGCGCTACCAACCCCGCGACGACGGCAACGGCCGGCTGCGCGAGCGCCTGACGGAGCTCGCCGGCCAGCATCGCCGCCACGGCTACCGGATGCTGCACAGCCGCCTGCGAATCGACGGCTGGGCGATCAACGTCAAGCGCACGTACCGGGTCTACCGTGAGGAAGGCCTGATGGTGCGCAAGCGGCGACGCAAGAAGCTGCCGGTGCCCGAACGGCAACCGCTCGTGCGCCCCATCCAACCCAACGAGGTGTGGAGCATGGACTTCGTGTTCGACGAACTTGCCAACGGCCGGCGGGTCAAGACGCTGACGGTCGTGGACGACTGCAGCAAGGAGGCGGTGCAGATCGCCGTGGACACATCGATCCCGGCGCTGTACGTCACGCGGGTGCTCGACCAGGTCAAGGCCGAACGCGGGCTGCCCAAGGTGATCCGAACCGACAACGGGCCGGAGTTCGCCGGCAGGACGATGCAGACCTGGGCGGCCAGCAACGGCGTCGAGCTACGCTTCATCCAGCCCGGCAAGCCGGTTCAGAACGCCTACATCGAGAGCTTCAATAGCCGCTTCCGCGACGAGTGCCTGTCGCAGCACTGGTTCGCCAGCCTGAGCCACATGCGCAGCGTCGTCGACAACTGGCGCGAGGACTACAACCACCACCGGCCGCACAGCACCCTCGGGTACGTGCCGCCGGCCGTGTTCGCCGCGCGTTGCCGCCAGCATGCTGGCGGCAACGCGCAACCACCCGCATCAGCTACGATGCAAACCCCTGGGCTCTAGATCGAAGTGCTACGAAACCTGGGGGCAGCGCATGGGCACACTGATTGAGCGCTGGATCATGTGTCGCGATTAGGGCAACTCTGGCACGACGCATCGGGTAGCACCGAAACGCATTACGGCCGCGAGCAATGCATCGATATCTTGTTCCTGGCTGCGGTGATTAACGATGGCAACACGGACAACTAGACGACCGTTCACGGTGGTAGCGGAAGGTGCAGCAATGCCTGATTCCTGTATGTCAGCAACAATTTCTGCGTTGACGCGGTCGGAATCTGCGGCGCGATAGCGGAAGCACACGATGTTCAATGAAACCGGGGCCATCAACTCCAGTTCGGCATGCTCGCTGATTCGACTCGCCAAATAGGAGGCTAGATGGCAGGTTTTAGAAATGACCTGTCCGAGCTTTTCAGTCCCGTACACCTTTATGGTGAACCATGCTTTGAGTGCTCTGAAGCCACGTGACAAGTCTGGTCCCAGATCGCATGGCCAAGGTGAACCGGCAGCCATACCGCGAGTATCCCGTCTTAAATAAGCTGCGGGCGACGCGAAACTGCGGTAATGCTGCTCACCGTCGCGTACAAGTATGAAACCGGCGTCGTAAGGCACCTGACCCCATTTATGGAAATCGAAAGCAATGGAATCTGCTTGTTCGATCCCCCTAAGATGTGGCGCCAAGTCGGGAGCGAGCATGGCGAGTGCTCCAAACGCACCGTCAACGTGAAACCAAAGTTGGTTCTTCCGAGCGATATTGACTATTGCCGCTAAGTCGTCCACAGCACCTACGTTCACCGATCCAGCTGTGGCCGCAACAAAAAATGGCGTCAGGCCCGAACCACGGTCTTGCTCGATAGCCGTATTCAGCGCAGCAACATCCATCTGAAATCGCTCGTTCATCGGAATAGCTCGGAGTGCGTCAATTCCCAATCCGGCCAAATCCATCGCTTGCGCAATAGAACCATGAGCGCCGGCGGAGGTATAGGCAATCAGGCGTTTGCCAGCACTAGCGAGACCTTGGTGGCGCACCTCGGTCCCTAGCACTTTGGTGCGTGCGATCAAAATACCGATGAAGGTAGCCATGGATGTCCCTGTCACGAACACCCCGCTAGCGGTAGGTGGAAAATCGAAGAGTTCGCGCATCCACCGGACGACTTGCCGCTCCACCTCTACAGGTATTTGATCGCGTCCCCCGCAATTCGCGTTCAGCCCCGCGGCCAGCATCTCGGCGAGCATTCCCACAGCTGAGCCACCGCCATGAACCCACCCAAAAAAACCTGGATGCGCGTTGCCGACAGCGTAAGGCAGGATCTCGTACATAAACGTATCGTGCACCTGCGCGATATCGGTTGGGTTGCTAGGCAGCCTTTCATGGAATAACCGCCGCGATTCCTGTGGGATAGGCTGCCAGACCGGGCGTTGCCGGATGTCCCTTAAATAGTCCAGCATGTCGTCCAACATACGGTGCCCCTGGGTTCTGAGCATGTCCCAGTCTTCAGGGTCAAGTGTTTCTGAGAGTACTTGCATCATAACTTCCCGGAGTTAAGCGAAAAACCGAGATCTTTATTTTCAAATAGCAGTGGCGTGCTTGGGTTTCTTAGAGTTGGCCCGTCATTGAGCCGCTTTTGCTATGGAGTCATCTACGAATTTGCTGTAGTCCGCTCTTACAGTGCTGATACGACGGTCCGCCTTCAAGAAGTCCGCCGTACTTTTCAAGGCGTCGGCGGCGTTCTTATCAATCCACGAAACTTGTTCTGAAGATGTCAAGAACTCAAAGCCGTCGAGGCCCGGAGGCACCTGATCTGGTTGAGCGCCAACCCGCTTGGCGATTAGCGCAACGGGCGCAGAGTCGGCCGTCCACTTCGCCTTATTGTTCAGATAGGCAGCGTTCGCCGCATTCATCGCTTTTGCAAATGCCACCAAGTCCTTTTTATGTGTGGCGAGGAATTTATCGTTTGCTACCCATGCATTGAATGTCGGAAATCCCCATTTCGCTACCTGGCCGGCGGTCACGAGCCGCTTGCCGGTTTTCAGTATCTCACCTTGCACTGGATTCCATACGAAAGCTGCGTCAATATACTTCTGGGTCCATGCGGCGTTGATTTGCTGCGGTGACATCCCCATAATACGTACATCCGCTTGACTAATTCCCCAATGTTTTAGTGCTCCCGCCAAGGAGAGTTGGGACGTCGAGCCGATTGGCACACCAATAGTCTTTCCCTTGAGGTCAGCAGGCTTCTCTATACCTGATCCATCGCGGATGATAAGTGACTCCGAGCTCCCGATGACGAATGACACCAGAAACATCTTGATGTCCAGTCCTTGACTGACAGCGATTGCCAGCGGCGCAGATCCAACTTCTGAAACCTGGACGTCCCCCGAGGCCATGGCGGATATCACGTCAACCCCGGATTCGAACTTGCGCCACTCGATATCCCATCCTGTGGCCTTGGAAAATTCACCTTGGGCAATGGCAGCTTGGTACGGGGTAGGATCCCCGAACGTGCCAATTATGAGTTTTTCAGCATGCGCGCTGGTACCAAGTCCAATTGCTAATGCGAATGCAGCAGCCAGTTTTACTATAGGCGTTTTCATCCTTGACTCCTAGAGGGGTTGTGTAGTGCCATGCCACGCAGTGCTACGAATTTGACAAGGCTTCAAATTGATGACGAATAATCTGTATAGCCAAGTGACAATCGCCCACGTGAAAGTGGATGGAATGTGTAGGCCGAGCAGACTACTTAGCACGTGGTCGGTGTGCGGTAACTCGCGTTCACGAACCGGTAGCGCTGAGGTCGAAGCGTTCGGTTGGGAAGAACTTCTTCAGGCGCACGTCGGCGCTGCGCGCATGGCCTTCCATGCCTTCGAGCCGCGAGATGCGCGCCGTCGCCTCGGCCACCGATCGGGAGCCGAGACGCGTCGCGCGCTGCCACGTCACCGTTTTCATGTACTTGTGCACCGAAAGCCCGCCCGTATAGCGCGCCGCGCCCGAGGTCGGCAGCACGTGATTCGGCCCCGCCGCCTTGTCGCCGAATGCGACCGTCGTTTCCTCGCCGAGGAACAACGAACCGTAGGCACGCAGCCGGCCGAGCCACCAGTCGAGGTCGGAGGCCTGTACCTGCAGGTGCTCGGGCGCGTAGCGATCGGCCACCTCGGCCATCTCCTCGCGCGTGTCGCACAGGATCACTTCAGCGTAGTCGCGCCACGCCGCTTCGGCGTTTTTGCGGTTCAGCTCGGGGAGCTGCGCGATCATGCCGGGTGCCGCGGCAAGCACTGTGTCCGCAAGCCTGCGATCGGTGGTGACGAGCCAGACCGGCGAGTTGTAGCCATGCTCGGCTTGGCCAACGAGGTCCCAGGCAACGAGGTGCGGATCAGCGGCCTCATCGGCGATCACCATCGAATCGGTCGGCCCCGCGAACATGTCGATGCCGACGCGACCGAACAGAATCCGCTTGGCCTCGGCCACGTATTGGTTGCCGGGTCCGACCAGGATGTCGGCCTTCGGGAGGCCGAACATGCCGAACGCCATCGCCGCCACGCCTTGCACGCCGCCGAGGTTCAGCACGCGGTCGGCCCCGCACAGCTTCATCGTGAACAGCACCGCAGGCGGGATGCCGATGCCCGGTTTCGGCGGCGAACATGCGGTGATGTGCCGGACCCCTGCTACCTTGGCGGTCGTGATCGTCATGATCGCCGACGCTATGTGGCTGTAGCGCCCGCCCGGCACATAGCATCCCGCCGCCGACACGGGGATCTGCTTCTGCCCGGCGAAGAACCCGGGCTGCACTTCCAACTCGCAGCCGACGATCGTCGCGCGCTGCACTTCGGCGAAGCGGCGGATGTTGTCGTGCGCGAACCGGATGTCATCGCGCAGCTTGGATGGAACGGCCGCCTCGGCGGCGGCGAGTGCCTCTTCGCTGACAACGGCATCGCCGTCCCACTGGTCGAGTTCGCGTGCGCAGCGTCGCGCGACTTCGTCGCCTCCGCTCTCCAGCTCATTGAGCATTCGCTGCACCGTTGCGCGCACGTCCTCCTGGCCAGTTTCTGCACTTCGCGTGGCTTTCTTCAGATAGGTGATCGTCATCTCAAATCCTTTCGTTCCAAGGTATCGCCTTGCGCTCGATGTACCGAATCATCATGTCGAGCGCGTAGGCAATCGCGGCAACGCGGGTGATCCAGCCGAAGCCGATACCGATGCGCATCGCGGTCAGGATCTCGGTCAATGCTGACGGCAGGATCACGTTCCGCTGCACTTGCCAGCGGATGGCGCCGAGCGAATAGGCGGCACTGCGGATTAGCCCGATCACCGGGGATCGCACGTGCGCTGTCGCGCGCACCGAGCAGCAGGCCGGCGGCGATGCGGTGGAGAGAACGGATCAACATATGAGTCCTCTATGGCTACTTGGAAGGCAGAGTGGAAGGCAGAGCGAAATCGACGACCGCAGCGGCCAGAACGTCGATGCTGTCGACGACGGGACCGATTCGGGACAGCGCATGTACGATGACCGACAACTCGCTGCACACCACCAGCAATACGCCGGCGCCTGCGGCCTGCAGTTCCGCAGCCGCGTCAGCGAAGCGCGCTTCGGCTGCCTGCGACTGGCCGGCCTTGACCGCCCGGATCGCGGCCAGCAGCGGCGCCGAGTCAGCGGGGTGCAATGTTTCTATCCCGCGGCGTGCCAATGGTCGGTCGAACAGGCCCGTGCGCTGGACAGCCGGTGACGCCAACAGTCCCACCCGAGGGATTGCCATGCCCGCCACCCAGTCGCACGTCAACTCGATCATGTTGAGTAGCGGAATGGTCACGGCTGACTGAATGGCCGCCGCGTAGTGGTGCGCGGTATTGCAGGGCATGGCGAGGGCTTCGCAGCCTCCGGCTTCAAGCCGGCGAGCCATGCCGGCCAGCACCGGTCCGGGGTCCTCTCCCGTGCCCTCGATCAGAGCCGCGATGCGCGAAGGCACCTGCGGGTTGTTGTCCACCAGCATCGGGATGTGATCGGCATCGTCGGATGCAGGTGTCCGCGCGATGATGCGTTGCATCAGCAGCACGGTGGCCTCTGGCCCCATACCGCCAAGGATGCCGATCCGCCGAGGAGTCATGTCGCTGCCCTTACGCGCAGCCCGGCAGCGCAGTGCGAGATGATGTCGCCGATCTGCGCGCAGTCCTGCAGCGAAAAGGTCAGCGGCAGACGCATATCGAACAGAGTGGCGAGGATCGCGTCTGAGCGCGGCAGCGATTGGCGTTGGACGTAACGCCAGTCGTGATGAGTGCTCGTGAAGCCGACCGGCTCGGCCGCACCGAACCACTTCAGTTCGACCCCTAGCGCAGCGTTTGCTTCCACGAATTCGCGCGCCGCTTTCGGCGAAATGCTGGGCATCGTGAACTGGATCGAGCTACCGACGTAGCGCTCAGCTGCGGGGCGCACCGGCAGGCGCAGACCGGAGACGCCGCGCAACTTGAATTCGAGAGTGCGATAGCGCTCGTTCCAGCGTTCGATGTTGACGTCCAGGTGAGCGATTTGCGGGCGCAGGATGGCAGCACGCAGATGGTCCATCCGCGCCGAGCAGTTCGGCATGTCGAGCCGTGCATCGGAAAAGGCGGCAGCGGGCGGCGCCGCACCATGGCGTTCGTACAGCATGTACGAGCCAGAGGCGATGATCGCGCGCACCATGAACTGCGCGTCGTCGCTGGTGAGCAGGCCGCCCTCGCCAGCGTTGACATGCTTGTAGGTCTGGGCGCTGAAGCAGCCGGCCAGCCCGAAGTTGCCACTTTTCCGACCGTTCCAGGTCGCGCCCATGGTATGGGCGCAGTCCTCGATCAGGATCAGGCCGAGCGAGCCTGTCAGTTCGGCCAGCCGCTCCATGTCGCACAGGTGCCCACGCATGTTGGACAGCATCAGTACCCGTGCGCCGCGAGCTGCGGCCTTGACGGCCATGTCATCCAAATCGAGCACCAGATCCTTGGTGATTTCGACCAACACGGGGCGCGCGCCAACCGCGGCGATCGCGCCTGGGACAGGTGCCAGCGTGAAGGCGTTCGTCAGCACCGGTTCGCCGTGCGCAACGCCCGCGGCGCGCAGCGCGATCTGCATCGCTTGCCCCCCCGACGCGCACGCCAGGCAATAGCGCGCACCCTGCCAGTCAGCGTATTCGCGCTCGAGCAGCGCGGTTTCGCCTGTTTCGTCTGGGTCGAGGTTGTAGCGGTGCAAGCGTCCCGAGCGCAGCACTGCCACCGCAGCCTCGATCGCGTCTTCCGCGATTGGCTCCTGCTGCGTGAAGCTGCCGTTGAAACGCCGCGGATTCATTTCGGTGCTGCGTAGCCGAAGCTGGACGTGTAGCCGAACAGCGCCACAGACCCGCCGGTATGGAGGAACACGACTCGCTGGCCGCGTTTGAATTCGCCCTTCCGGATGAGGTCGATCAGCCCGGCAGCGCCCTTGCCTGAGTAGACCGGGTCGAGCAGGATGCCTTCGAGCCGGGCGAAAAGCTCGATCGCCTCGATTGCACCAGGGGTCGGAATGCCGTAGCCGTCACCGACGTAATCTGTGTTGGCGACGACGTCCTCGCGTGCGACGACACCGGGGCAGCCGAGCTTGTCGGCTGTCGCTTGCGCGAGCTTGAACACGCTTTCTTCCTGCTTTGCCTTCGGCGCGCGCACGCCGACGCCGAGCACCGGAATCTGCGCGTTGAGCGCCTTCAACCCAGCAACCAGACCAGCCTGCGTGCCAGCGCTGCCGGTTGCGTGCACGAGGTGATCGATGCGCAGGCTGCGCTCATTGGCTTGATGCAGCAATTCGAGCGCGCAATTGGCATAACCGAGAGCACCTGTCGGGTTCGAACCGCCGCCGGGAATGGTGTACACGCGCTTGCCGTCAGCGCGAAAGCGATCGGCGACCGCTTCCATTTCGGCATTCATATCCTGACTGGCCGGTCTCCTCTCAATGCTCGCGCCATGGAGCAAGTCGAGGAAGACGTTGCCGTTGGTGTTGTAGGCTGGATCCTTCGAGCCAGTACGATCCTCGAGCAAGATGTGGCAGGCCATACCCAGCTTTGCAGCAAAGGCTGCCGTCTGGCGTGCATGGTTGGACTGTGTGGCGCCCTGGGTCATCACCAGGTCCGCCTTTTGCGCCTTCGCCTCGGCCAGCAGAAACTCGAGCTTGCGTGTCTTGTTGCCACCGGTAGACAACCCAGTGCAGTCATCGCGTTTGATCCAGATCTCGGGCCCACCGAGGTGCTCCGACAGGCGCGCCATCGGCTCCAGTGGTGTCGGTAAGTGCGCTAAGTGCAGGCGAGGGAAGCGAGCCAGATGCATACGACCTCAAAAATGACTTTGCTTGCATATTGTTGGCGATAGATATAAGGGTTGCAAATGCAAATTTTGGCTTCTAATATGCGCTTTACGCAATATATGGCGAAGGCCGATGAACATGAGGCTGGAGTGGCTGGAGGATTTGCTCGCGGTCCTCGAGACGGACTCTTTGAACGCCGCGGCGGAGAGGCGCTTCCTGACGCAGCCCGCGTTTTCGCGGCGGTTGCAGACCATCGAGCAGATGGTCGGCGTACCGCTGGTAGACCGTGCGTGCAAGCCGGCTCGCCCATTGCCCGTGCTACTCAGGCAGCGCGACCGCATCCGCGAACTGACCTTGGATTTGCGCGATTTGGCCTATGAGATGAAGCGCGGCGATGCGCTGGAGCGAATCGTCATCGCCAGTCAGCACGCGATCATGACGACGCTCGCGCCCGAGTTGGTGAAACGAGTGTCTGCACAGGTTCCGGGTGGCATCCTGCTGCGCTCCGGAAACTACGACGAGTGCCAGTCCCTGCTGCTTTCACGCCAGGCACAGATGACGCTGACGTATCGCTCGACCGACATGCGAGCGGAGTTGAGGCGGGATTACCTCGAAGAGCTCGTGCTCGGCAACGAGCGCCTGATACCCGTGATCGCTCGCGAAAGCTTGCCGAAGCTTCGGGTCGCGCTGCAGGCAGGCGAACTGCCTGTTGTCGCGTATCCCGCAGACGTGTTCCTCGGTCAGGTGTTCGCGC
This genomic interval from Burkholderiaceae bacterium contains the following:
- a CDS encoding Mobile element protein is translated as MAVAARREVVRQLQERGLSERQALRLVSMSASTLRYQPRDDGNGRLRERLTELAGQHRRHGYRMLHSRLRIDGWAINVKRTYRVYREEGLMVRKRRRKKLPVPERQPLVRPIQPNEVWSMDFVFDELANGRRVKTLTVVDDCSKEAVQIAVDTSIPALYVTRVLDQVKAERGLPKVIRTDNGPEFAGRTMQTWAASNGVELRFIQPGKPVQNAYIESFNSRFRDECLSQHWFASLSHMRSVVDNWREDYNHHRPHSTLGYVPPAVFAARCRQHAGGNAQPPASATMQTPGL
- a CDS encoding Taurine ABC transporter, substrate-binding protein TauA, which encodes MKTPIVKLAAAFALAIGLGTSAHAEKLIIGTFGDPTPYQAAIAQGEFSKATGWDIEWRKFESGVDVISAMASGDVQVSEVGSAPLAIAVSQGLDIKMFLVSFVIGSSESLIIRDGSGIEKPADLKGKTIGVPIGSTSQLSLAGALKHWGISQADVRIMGMSPQQINAAWTQKYIDAAFVWNPVQGEILKTGKRLVTAGQVAKWGFPTFNAWVANDKFLATHKKDLVAFAKAMNAANAAYLNNKAKWTADSAPVALIAKRVGAQPDQVPPGLDGFEFLTSSEQVSWIDKNAADALKSTADFLKADRRISTVRADYSKFVDDSIAKAAQ
- a CDS encoding Aspartate racemase, with translation MTPRRIGILGGMGPEATVLLMQRIIARTPASDDADHIPMLVDNNPQVPSRIAALIEGTGEDPGPVLAGMARRLEAGGCEALAMPCNTAHHYAAAIQSAVTIPLLNMIELTCDWVAGMAIPRVGLLASPAVQRTGLFDRPLARRGIETLHPADSAPLLAAIRAVKAGQSQAAEARFADAAAELQAAGAGVLLVVCSELSVIVHALSRIGPVVDSIDVLAAAVVDFALPSTLPSK
- a CDS encoding putative decarboxylase; the protein is MQVLSETLDPEDWDMLRTQGHRMLDDMLDYLRDIRQRPVWQPIPQESRRLFHERLPSNPTDIAQVHDTFMYEILPYAVGNAHPGFFGWVHGGGSAVGMLAEMLAAGLNANCGGRDQIPVEVERQVVRWMRELFDFPPTASGVFVTGTSMATFIGILIARTKVLGTEVRHQGLASAGKRLIAYTSAGAHGSIAQAMDLAGLGIDALRAIPMNERFQMDVAALNTAIEQDRGSGLTPFFVAATAGSVNVGAVDDLAAIVNIARKNQLWFHVDGAFGALAMLAPDLAPHLRGIEQADSIAFDFHKWGQVPYDAGFILVRDGEQHYRSFASPAAYLRRDTRGMAAGSPWPCDLGPDLSRGFRALKAWFTIKVYGTEKLGQVISKTCHLASYLASRISEHAELELMAPVSLNIVCFRYRAADSDRVNAEIVADIQESGIAAPSATTVNGRLVVRVAIVNHRSQEQDIDALLAAVMRFGATRCVVPELP
- a CDS encoding histidinol dehydrogenase, with translation MTITYLKKATRSAETGQEDVRATVQRMLNELESGGDEVARRCARELDQWDGDAVVSEEALAAAEAAVPSKLRDDIRFAHDNIRRFAEVQRATIVGCELEVQPGFFAGQKQIPVSAAGCYVPGGRYSHIASAIMTITTAKVAGVRHITACSPPKPGIGIPPAVLFTMKLCGADRVLNLGGVQGVAAMAFGMFGLPKADILVGPGNQYVAEAKRILFGRVGIDMFAGPTDSMVIADEAADPHLVAWDLVGQAEHGYNSPVWLVTTDRRLADTVLAAAPGMIAQLPELNRKNAEAAWRDYAEVILCDTREEMAEVADRYAPEHLQVQASDLDWWLGRLRAYGSLFLGEETTVAFGDKAAGPNHVLPTSGAARYTGGLSVHKYMKTVTWQRATRLGSRSVAEATARISRLEGMEGHARSADVRLKKFFPTERFDLSATGS
- a CDS encoding Aminotransferase, DegT/DnrJ/EryC1/StrS family — translated: MNPRRFNGSFTQQEPIAEDAIEAAVAVLRSGRLHRYNLDPDETGETALLEREYADWQGARYCLACASGGQAMQIALRAAGVAHGEPVLTNAFTLAPVPGAIAAVGARPVLVEITKDLVLDLDDMAVKAAARGARVLMLSNMRGHLCDMERLAELTGSLGLILIEDCAHTMGATWNGRKSGNFGLAGCFSAQTYKHVNAGEGGLLTSDDAQFMVRAIIASGSYMLYERHGAAPPAAAFSDARLDMPNCSARMDHLRAAILRPQIAHLDVNIERWNERYRTLEFKLRGVSGLRLPVRPAAERYVGSSIQFTMPSISPKAAREFVEANAALGVELKWFGAAEPVGFTSTHHDWRYVQRQSLPRSDAILATLFDMRLPLTFSLQDCAQIGDIISHCAAGLRVRAAT
- a CDS encoding ABC transporter, permease protein, yielding MRATAHVRSPVIGLIRSAAYSLGAIRWQVQRNVILPSALTEILTAMRIGIGFGWITRVAAIAYALDMMIRYIERKAIPWNERI
- a CDS encoding D-cysteine desulfhydrase, encoding MARLSEHLGGPEIWIKRDDCTGLSTGGNKTRKLEFLLAEAKAQKADLVMTQGATQSNHARQTAAFAAKLGMACHILLEDRTGSKDPAYNTNGNVFLDLLHGASIERRPASQDMNAEMEAVADRFRADGKRVYTIPGGGSNPTGALGYANCALELLHQANERSLRIDHLVHATGSAGTQAGLVAGLKALNAQIPVLGVGVRAPKAKQEESVFKLAQATADKLGCPGVVAREDVVANTDYVGDGYGIPTPGAIEAIELFARLEGILLDPVYSGKGAAGLIDLIRKGEFKRGQRVVFLHTGGSVALFGYTSSFGYAAPK